One window of Paenibacillus albicereus genomic DNA carries:
- a CDS encoding MerR family transcriptional regulator: MTISEVSERFGLSQDTLRYYERIGLIPPVGRNASGIRDYGEEDLKWIDFVKCMRQKAGLPVEMLIEYLALFQQGDGTLDARKALLVEQRARLADKIDDMTSTLRRLDDKIARYEQTIGGKEQALRAP, from the coding sequence ATGACCATATCGGAAGTCAGCGAGCGGTTCGGGCTGTCGCAGGATACGCTCCGCTATTACGAACGCATCGGACTCATTCCTCCGGTGGGCCGGAACGCCAGCGGGATTCGCGATTATGGGGAAGAAGACTTGAAATGGATCGACTTCGTCAAGTGCATGCGGCAGAAAGCCGGCCTGCCGGTGGAGATGCTGATCGAGTATCTGGCGCTGTTCCAGCAGGGAGACGGCACGCTGGATGCGCGCAAGGCGCTGCTCGTCGAGCAGCGCGCCCGACTGGCGGACAAGATCGACGACATGACGAGCACGCTCCGGCGCCTCGACGACAAGATCGCCCGCTACGAGCAGACGATCGGAGGCAAGGAGCAGGCGCTGCGAGCGCCGTAG